The following proteins are encoded in a genomic region of Anticarsia gemmatalis isolate Benzon Research Colony breed Stoneville strain chromosome 17, ilAntGemm2 primary, whole genome shotgun sequence:
- the LOC142980126 gene encoding uncharacterized protein LOC142980126, producing MLHRPPEPEPVPLVTFTVPGLTRAANTSRRCLFNNCDNLELREVPNSIKVYLLSYHRFYIPKYARICQNHLRNTSLESIPQNVTRRQNEFNPACFDEIINMYTAAMEQRNGLNFDNMHEITEDDLHFWTGLRHDQFENLFRQVPSLSRRSSSPREDLCAYLCKIRTGEPSVRLSTIFNKSRQTLDRKIKLARLCIFQDFVPLHLGLDHITREDVIRRNRVLPNSVMGNEESPKAILIVDGSYIYIQKSSNFLFQRKSYSLHKYQNLIKPFMIVCGDGHIVDVTGPYDATTSDATIMEQVLENHGGPMEEAPINFFLEEGDIFILDRGFRDAVPALEAHGYVTHMPPTKNRNETQLSTEEANKSRLVTMCRWVVEAINGRFKRDFKLFRYRIFNRAMTTTMTDYKIAAALINCFQEPYEDSMYTEQFLNIININIHKENLLSNYVSQRNLNRQRAPFRLLSSADPDLADFPRLTREDMILFALGTYHIKIARSYCSEHIKRTGVYEIEVYRHPELVTVDENAANSMLIRCRIQSRHVRSRVYYTYVLYKRGEGRECIVEHYCSCIHGKRTLGSCAHVISVIFYLGWARYEENFSHPALILDNVTLDIERM from the coding sequence ATGTTACACCGGCCGCCTGAACCTGAACCTGTTCCGTTAGTTACTTTCACGGTTCCAGGGCTGACTAGAGCAGCCAATACATCAAGACGCTGTTTGTTTAATAACTGTGACAATTTAGAGCTTCGTGAAGTGCCAAACtctataaaagtatatttgttGAGTTATCACCgattttatatacctaaatatgCTCGGATATGTCAAAATCACTTGAGAAATACATCTCTGGAAAGTATTCCTCAAAACGTGACTCGACGCCAAAATGAATTTAATCCTGCATGTTTTGacgaaattataaatatgtacactGCAGCTATGGAACAGCGAAATGGcttgaattttgataatatgcACGAAATCACAGAAGATGATCTCCATTTCTGGACTGGTTTGAGACATGATCAATTCGAAAATCTATTTCGGCAAGTACCGAGCTTAAGTCGTCGATCAAGTTCTCCACGAGAAGATCTGTGTGCTTACTTATGTAAGATAAGAACTGGAGAACCAAGTGTACGGCTTAgcacaatatttaataaatcaagaCAAACACTTGACAGAAAAATCAAACTCGCAAGACTATGTATTTTTCAAGACTTTGTGCCGCTTCATTTGGGACTGGACCACATCACTCGGGAAGACGTCATACGTAGAAATCGGGTTTTGCCCAATAGCGTAATGGGAAACGAGGAATCACCTAAGGCAATTTTAATTGTGGATGGGAGCTACATTTATATCCAAAAAAGTTCGAATTTTTTATTCCAAAGAAAAAGTTACAGCCTTCATAAATACCAAAACCTAATAAAACCATTTATGATCGTTTGCGGGGATGGGCACATTGTGGATGTAACTGGTCCTTACGACGCTACTACCTCAGATGCCACAATCATGGAACAAGTTCTTGAAAATCATGGCGGACCTATGGAAGAGGCTCCTATTAACTTCTTTTTAGAAGAAggagacatttttattttggatagGGGGTTTCGCGACGCAGTTCCAGCTTTAGAGGCACATGGATATGTTACACATATGCCACCCACTAAAAATCGCAATGAAACACAACTATCTACTGAAGAAGCAAATAAATCAAGACTGGTGACAATGTGTAGATGGGTGGTAGAAGCTATAAATGGTCGCTTCAAGAGGGACTTCAAACTATTTCGATACAGAATCTTTAACCGCGCAATGACTACAACCATGACTGACTACAAGATAGCGGCCGCACTTATCAATTGCTTTCAAGAGCCATATGAAGACAGCATGTATACTGAgcaatttctaaatattataaatatcaatatacaCAAGGAGAACCTATTGTCCAATTATGTGAGTCAAAGGAATCTAAACAGGCAGAGAGCGCCATTCCGCCTGCTGAGTAGTGCCGATCCTGATCTCGCAGACTTCCCTCGTCTTACTCGCGAAGATATGATTTTATTCGCACTTGGGACTTACCATATCAAAATCGCCAGATCATACTGCAGCGAACATATAAAAAGAACGGGTGTGTATGAAATCGAAGTCTATAGGCATCCCGAGCTCGTTACAGTAGACGAAAATGCAGCGAATAGTATGCTCATCAGATGCCGCATACAGTCAAGACATGTAAGAAGCAGGGTGTACTACACTTACGTTCTGTATAAGAGAGGAGAAGGCCGGGAATGTATAGTCGAGCATTACTGCTCATGCATTCACGGGAAAAGAACGCTTGGAAGTTGTGCCCACGTTAtaagtgtaatattttatttgggatGGGCCCGATATGAAGAAAACTTTAGTCACCCTGCTCTTATATTAGACAATGTAACACTAGATATAGAAAGAATGTAA
- the LOC142980127 gene encoding barrier-to-autointegration factor-like — protein sequence MSTSKKHRTFVAEPMGSKLTTEIPGVGNVLGARLGEAGYTRASHLYGEFLSKRQEKAAFQQWMKTEFNASSKQQADCYNSMREWTDRNF from the exons ATGTCGACGTCTAAGAAGCATCGTACGTTTGTTGCTGAGCCGATGGGCAGCAAGCTGACCACTGAGATCCCTGGGGTCGGGAACGTGCTGGGAGCCAGGCTTGGAGAAGCAGGATACACCAGG GCGTCCCACCTTTACGGGGAGTTCTTATCGAAGAGGCAGGAGAAGGCAGCCTTCCAACAATGGATGAAGACAGAGTTCAACGCTTCTTCTAAACAACAGGCAGACTGCTACAACTCCATGAGGGAATGGACCGACAGAAACTTTTAA